A stretch of Pseudoprevotella muciniphila DNA encodes these proteins:
- a CDS encoding endonuclease/exonuclease/phosphatase family protein: MRKFLLSVVLLYAALIGFAQNNGEKRYAMYGVGFYNLENLFDTLHDAGKNDFEYLPDGANAWSGMKYRAKLKNMSTVLGEMCTDKLKNGPAFIGLSEVENRSVVEDLLKQPALAGRNYRVVHIEGPDRRGVDCAAIYNPKYFELDTCMLVYYYYLDPNQPEVDLSFYVDENKRVVPYQELRGDTSHVTRGFLVVSGKLVGEKTHFIVNHWPSRFAGSEARERAGYQVYHLKEALLEQDPGAHIIIMGDMNDDPKNKSMSEQLKCKHDIKDVKSAHDLYNPWWDMLYKKGQGTLSYQGSWNLFDQIVFSGDLIGDDRSTLKFLRNEVFLREYLFQREGRYKGSPFRTHAGGVWLNGYSDHLPTYIYLVKEVK, encoded by the coding sequence ATGAGAAAGTTTCTTTTAAGTGTAGTGCTTCTGTATGCAGCCTTGATAGGCTTTGCACAGAATAATGGCGAAAAGCGTTATGCAATGTATGGTGTAGGTTTCTACAACTTGGAAAATCTTTTCGATACGTTGCACGATGCCGGTAAAAACGATTTTGAGTACCTCCCGGATGGTGCAAATGCCTGGAGCGGGATGAAGTATCGCGCCAAACTCAAGAACATGTCCACTGTCCTTGGTGAGATGTGCACAGACAAACTGAAGAATGGTCCTGCATTCATCGGGCTGAGTGAGGTGGAGAACCGCTCGGTGGTGGAGGATCTCCTCAAACAGCCTGCCCTTGCTGGAAGGAACTACCGAGTGGTGCATATTGAGGGACCCGACCGAAGAGGTGTGGACTGTGCTGCCATCTATAATCCGAAATATTTCGAACTCGACACCTGCATGTTGGTGTATTACTATTACCTTGACCCGAACCAGCCGGAAGTTGATCTGAGTTTCTATGTGGACGAGAACAAGCGGGTGGTGCCCTATCAGGAATTGCGTGGCGATACGTCACACGTCACGCGTGGTTTCCTTGTTGTTTCGGGAAAACTCGTGGGCGAGAAAACGCACTTTATCGTGAATCACTGGCCATCGCGATTTGCCGGCAGCGAAGCTCGCGAACGTGCGGGATATCAGGTGTACCACCTCAAGGAGGCACTGCTCGAACAAGACCCGGGTGCACACATTATTATAATGGGCGACATGAACGATGATCCGAAGAACAAGAGTATGTCGGAGCAACTGAAATGTAAGCACGACATTAAAGACGTAAAGTCTGCCCATGACCTCTACAACCCTTGGTGGGACATGCTCTACAAGAAAGGGCAGGGCACATTGTCATATCAAGGTTCGTGGAACCTCTTTGATCAGATAGTGTTCAGTGGCGACTTGATAGGCGACGACCGGTCCACACTGAAGTTCTTACGTAATGAGGTGTTCCTGCGCGAATATCTCTTCCAACGTGAAGGACGCTATAAAGGCAGTCCGTTCCGCACCCATGCCGGCGGCGTGTGGCTCAATGGCTACAGCGACCACCTTCCTACGTATATTTATCTCGTCAAAGAAGTGAAATAA
- a CDS encoding DUF5689 domain-containing protein, with amino-acid sequence MKKSIFSILMFAALSAFCLTGCMDNNDDPDLSKFSITSQTSVGEVNTTIADIKKKYCAGRNGADFSRNASNFYTQVKDSQVIEGVIVANDISGNLYQTLMLRSFSSETDTIGDCILLSIKNTCLYPYFQLGQKVKVNLKGLYVGCYSKTPKIGQPYYTSYGNLNLGPMLLDLCKTNIELVGAPDPNARELKPWVPTDAWLRATANRTYQNSPTLATVRGYITEVQGDNVNIPAVGEVTGEKEPIYMDADSVKYKIFAPEVLHDDGYGVDRTIQLLTNTSKVTLRTSTENEIAFTRIPVTTCTFTGILTYYDGWQVQLRALDDLNILPTEQEQ; translated from the coding sequence ATGAAAAAGAGTATATTTTCAATTCTAATGTTCGCAGCACTGTCTGCATTCTGCCTGACGGGGTGCATGGACAACAATGACGATCCCGACCTCAGCAAATTTTCTATCACCAGCCAGACAAGTGTGGGAGAAGTCAATACCACCATCGCTGATATCAAGAAAAAATATTGCGCAGGCAGAAATGGGGCGGACTTCAGCAGAAATGCTTCTAATTTCTATACGCAAGTGAAGGACTCGCAGGTGATTGAAGGCGTCATCGTAGCCAACGACATCAGCGGAAATCTCTACCAGACACTCATGCTCAGAAGTTTCAGCAGCGAAACAGACACCATTGGCGACTGCATACTGTTGAGCATTAAGAACACCTGCCTTTACCCCTACTTCCAACTCGGACAAAAGGTTAAGGTAAACCTTAAGGGACTTTACGTGGGCTGCTACAGTAAGACACCAAAAATCGGACAGCCTTACTACACCAGTTATGGCAACCTCAACCTGGGTCCCATGCTCCTCGACCTTTGCAAGACTAACATCGAACTTGTAGGCGCACCCGACCCCAATGCACGTGAACTCAAGCCATGGGTACCCACCGATGCCTGGCTCAGAGCAACAGCAAACCGCACTTACCAGAATAGTCCCACGCTTGCCACAGTGAGGGGATATATCACAGAAGTGCAGGGCGACAACGTAAACATTCCTGCCGTAGGTGAAGTAACAGGCGAGAAAGAGCCCATCTATATGGATGCTGACAGTGTGAAATACAAAATTTTTGCACCGGAAGTGCTTCACGACGACGGCTACGGTGTTGACCGCACCATCCAACTGCTGACCAACACCTCGAAAGTGACTCTCAGAACCTCTACAGAAAACGAGATAGCCTTTACGAGAATACCGGTTACGACTTGCACCTTCACAGGTATCCTGACCTATTATGATGGATGGCAGGTGCAACTGCGCGCACTCGACGACCTGAATATTCTTCCCACAGAACAAGAACAATAA
- the fabF gene encoding beta-ketoacyl-ACP synthase II produces the protein MELKRVVVTGLGALTPVGNSIPEMWENIKNGVSGAAPITKFDASDFKTQFACEIKNFNATDYIDRKEARKMDPYEHYCLKVAAEALEDSGLDLDKEDKNRIGVITGVGIGGIQTFESEVGYRACHKEGAPRFNPFFIPKMISDIAAGQVAINYGFHGPNFNTTAACASSTSALIDAFNRVCLGQANVMLAIGAEAAICDSAVGGFNAMHALSTRNDDPQHASRPFSASRDGFVMAEGAGCLILEDLEHAKARGAKIYCEIAGCGESADAHHITASHPEGLGAKLVMLNALTNSGLKPEDIDYVNVHGTSTPVGDISEVKAILDVFGQHAYELNISSTKSMTGHLLGAAGAVESIICCLSVKNDIVPPTINHEEGDEDENIDYNLNFTFNKAQQRTVRAALSNTFGFGGHNACCIVKKYED, from the coding sequence ATGGAATTAAAAAGAGTAGTTGTAACCGGACTCGGTGCTCTCACCCCAGTAGGAAACTCTATTCCTGAGATGTGGGAAAACATCAAGAATGGTGTGAGTGGCGCAGCGCCCATTACAAAATTTGACGCGTCGGATTTCAAGACGCAATTTGCTTGCGAGATAAAGAATTTCAATGCAACTGATTATATTGACCGCAAAGAAGCCCGCAAGATGGATCCGTATGAGCACTATTGCCTTAAAGTGGCGGCTGAGGCGCTCGAAGACAGCGGATTAGATCTTGATAAGGAAGATAAGAACAGGATAGGTGTCATCACTGGTGTAGGTATTGGTGGTATTCAGACTTTTGAAAGCGAAGTGGGATATCGTGCCTGCCATAAGGAAGGTGCACCTCGTTTCAATCCTTTCTTCATTCCTAAGATGATCAGTGACATTGCCGCAGGGCAAGTAGCCATCAACTATGGTTTCCATGGTCCTAACTTCAACACCACTGCAGCCTGCGCCAGTTCTACGAGCGCCCTGATTGATGCGTTCAACAGAGTGTGTCTCGGTCAGGCTAACGTTATGTTGGCAATAGGTGCAGAAGCGGCCATTTGCGACTCTGCTGTGGGTGGTTTTAATGCCATGCATGCCCTTTCTACAAGGAATGACGACCCACAGCATGCATCGCGTCCATTCAGTGCCAGCCGTGACGGCTTCGTAATGGCTGAAGGAGCAGGTTGCCTCATCCTTGAAGATTTGGAACATGCCAAAGCGCGTGGAGCAAAGATTTATTGCGAGATAGCAGGCTGTGGTGAGAGTGCCGACGCACATCACATTACGGCATCTCATCCGGAAGGCCTCGGCGCAAAACTCGTGATGCTGAATGCATTGACAAACTCGGGACTGAAGCCGGAGGACATCGACTATGTCAACGTGCACGGCACATCCACTCCTGTGGGCGATATTTCGGAAGTGAAAGCCATACTTGATGTGTTCGGTCAGCACGCATACGAACTAAACATCAGTTCTACAAAATCGATGACGGGCCATCTTCTCGGAGCGGCAGGAGCAGTAGAAAGCATCATCTGCTGTCTCTCAGTGAAGAATGACATCGTGCCACCTACCATCAACCACGAAGAAGGCGATGAAGATGAAAACATCGATTACAATTTGAACTTCACTTTCAACAAGGCTCAGCAGCGCACAGTGCGCGCAGCACTCAGCAACACATTCGGCTTCGGCGGACACAATGCTTGCTGCATCGTAAAAAAATACGAAGACTGA
- a CDS encoding acyl carrier protein — protein sequence MEIAAKVKEIIKDKLSVDDADVKDEASFANDLGADSLDTVELIMEFEKEFEITIPDDQAEKISTVGDAIAYIEEHTKA from the coding sequence ATGGAAATTGCAGCTAAAGTGAAAGAAATCATCAAGGACAAATTGAGCGTTGACGACGCTGACGTAAAGGACGAAGCAAGTTTCGCTAACGACCTTGGCGCAGACTCTCTCGATACCGTAGAGCTCATCATGGAATTCGAAAAGGAATTCGAAATTACCATCCCCGATGATCAGGCTGAAAAGATTTCTACAGTTGGCGATGCTATTGCATACATCGAGGAGCACACGAAAGCATAA
- the rnc gene encoding ribonuclease III: MGDLLGKVKLLFQKDKHLHNDLYKILGFFPRNIELYQIALSHSSNTYNRKDGRKFNNERLEFLGDAIFGAVVSDILYHRFENKREGFLTNTRSKIVQRNTLNELSAEMGVEKLIRSKTKKTSHNSYIAGNAFEALIGAIYLDRGYPACKAFVERQILKKFVNVDIVANTEVNFKSKLLEYCQKNRFRCEFTLKNVDNTDANTPVFRTIVQIEEVMSGEGKGFSKKESEQEASKDALTRLSRNDKLKNQIFGSKEKRTAMEAPEYAAVPKILEIENSFSKEAKEQPETQNQKAQNEKKESNDNSNSKTYQQKQIPKAPDVTVKEDTKKNEAQKEKKEQKTTEEKIVQNQQKPSKEQTARNKPETKYTEEPQEQKRTVDSEKVSVTPEQTIALSENPSLPVKSEPMVATEQSLREKKEEEPAKKSGRKTNRRSTKKETPQPEQIINTEEGTKSPEAAEEKPKEEPESVEKTAQKAQARQTAKKTATKKTATKKPAPVKNEASKGEEVADIAETTTTEISEKAAEEKAKQPARKRSTTKKTATNSKAKETAEKGEAAPVEQKEDKPAEKKTKSTRKSATVKKSAEKKTSTKKTTSTKKSIAAQSAAEPKEVK; this comes from the coding sequence ATGGGAGATTTATTAGGAAAAGTGAAATTGCTGTTTCAGAAAGACAAGCATCTTCACAACGATTTATACAAGATTCTCGGTTTCTTTCCTCGCAACATTGAACTCTATCAAATAGCCCTTTCCCACAGTTCAAACACATACAACAGGAAAGATGGGAGAAAATTCAACAACGAACGCCTTGAATTTCTTGGCGATGCCATCTTCGGCGCTGTTGTCAGCGACATCCTTTACCATCGTTTTGAAAACAAAAGAGAAGGATTCCTTACCAATACGCGCAGCAAAATAGTGCAACGCAACACACTCAACGAACTCTCTGCCGAGATGGGTGTGGAAAAACTTATACGCTCTAAAACCAAAAAGACGAGTCACAACAGTTACATCGCCGGCAACGCATTCGAAGCACTTATCGGTGCTATCTACCTCGATCGCGGCTATCCTGCTTGTAAGGCATTCGTAGAAAGACAAATCCTTAAGAAATTTGTCAATGTGGACATTGTGGCAAATACGGAAGTCAACTTCAAGAGCAAACTTCTCGAATACTGTCAGAAGAACCGTTTCAGATGCGAATTTACGCTCAAGAATGTTGACAACACCGATGCCAACACCCCTGTATTCCGCACTATAGTGCAAATTGAGGAGGTGATGTCTGGCGAAGGCAAAGGGTTCTCCAAAAAAGAAAGCGAACAAGAGGCTTCTAAAGATGCTCTTACACGCCTCTCGCGAAATGACAAACTCAAAAACCAGATTTTCGGTTCGAAAGAGAAACGTACTGCTATGGAAGCACCTGAATATGCTGCTGTGCCCAAAATTTTAGAAATAGAGAACAGTTTTTCCAAAGAGGCGAAAGAGCAACCGGAAACTCAAAACCAAAAGGCCCAAAATGAGAAAAAGGAATCTAACGACAATAGTAACAGCAAAACCTATCAACAGAAACAGATACCGAAGGCGCCTGATGTTACCGTAAAGGAAGACACGAAAAAAAATGAAGCCCAAAAAGAGAAAAAAGAGCAGAAGACTACCGAAGAAAAGATAGTTCAAAATCAGCAGAAACCCTCCAAGGAACAGACTGCAAGAAACAAGCCTGAAACAAAATATACAGAAGAACCTCAGGAACAGAAACGAACTGTCGATTCGGAGAAAGTTTCCGTAACACCTGAACAAACCATTGCGCTATCCGAAAATCCCTCCTTGCCTGTGAAATCAGAGCCTATGGTCGCTACTGAACAATCCTTGCGAGAGAAAAAAGAAGAAGAACCTGCCAAAAAGAGCGGCAGAAAAACAAACCGGCGATCAACTAAAAAGGAGACTCCACAGCCCGAACAAATTATAAATACTGAAGAAGGCACAAAATCTCCTGAAGCAGCAGAAGAAAAGCCGAAAGAAGAACCTGAATCAGTAGAAAAAACAGCACAGAAAGCACAAGCCAGACAGACTGCAAAAAAGACGGCAACCAAAAAAACGGCAACCAAGAAACCGGCTCCTGTCAAGAACGAAGCCTCGAAAGGCGAGGAGGTAGCAGACATTGCTGAAACAACGACTACCGAGATTTCCGAAAAGGCAGCAGAAGAAAAGGCGAAGCAACCTGCAAGAAAACGCTCAACAACGAAAAAAACTGCGACCAACTCAAAAGCAAAAGAAACAGCAGAAAAGGGAGAAGCCGCTCCTGTAGAACAAAAAGAAGATAAACCTGCAGAGAAAAAAACCAAATCCACCCGGAAGAGTGCTACTGTGAAGAAATCTGCTGAAAAGAAAACCTCAACGAAGAAGACAACTTCGACAAAAAAGTCTATCGCAGCGCAGTCTGCCGCAGAGCCGAAAGAAGTGAAATAA
- the hisS gene encoding histidine--tRNA ligase, whose protein sequence is MAQKPSIPKGTRDFSPVEMAKRNYIFNTIRDVYALYGYRQIETPAMENLSTLMGKYGEEGDKLLFKILNSGDFVAKTTDEELLGRNSIRLTNKFCEKGLRYDLTVPFARYVVQHREELQLPFKRYQIQPVWRADRPQKGRYREFYQCDADVVGSDSLLNEVELVQIIDEVFSRFGIRVCIKINNRKILAGIAEIIGAPDKIVDITVAIDKLDKIGLDNVNAELLAGGLSQESVEKLQPILTLSGSNEEKLESIAHVLADSETGLKGVEEVKFVLGEVADARPHNEVELDLTLARGLNYYTGCIFEVKALDVQIGSITGGGRYDNLTGIFGMPGLSGVGISFGADRIYDVLNQLELYPEDAVGGCRILFINFGLREAKQCMAYARKLRTEGISAEVYPDSVKMKKQMSYANAHGVPYVALVGENEIKEGKLMLKDMVSGNQQLVSIEEVVELLNKS, encoded by the coding sequence ATGGCACAGAAACCATCTATTCCCAAAGGAACTCGTGACTTTTCGCCTGTAGAAATGGCGAAGCGTAACTATATATTCAACACCATCCGCGACGTATATGCACTCTATGGCTACCGTCAGATTGAAACTCCTGCAATGGAGAACCTTTCGACACTGATGGGCAAATACGGCGAAGAAGGCGACAAACTTCTCTTCAAGATACTTAACAGCGGTGATTTCGTGGCAAAAACTACCGACGAGGAACTTCTCGGAAGGAATAGTATCCGCCTGACTAATAAATTCTGTGAAAAGGGGTTGCGCTATGACCTGACGGTGCCTTTTGCACGCTATGTCGTACAACACCGCGAAGAATTGCAACTTCCGTTCAAACGTTACCAGATACAGCCCGTTTGGCGTGCAGACCGACCGCAGAAAGGGCGCTATAGGGAGTTCTATCAGTGTGATGCTGACGTGGTGGGCTCCGATTCTCTGCTCAACGAAGTAGAACTCGTACAAATCATCGATGAGGTATTCTCCCGTTTCGGAATTCGCGTGTGTATAAAAATCAACAACCGCAAGATTTTAGCAGGTATTGCTGAAATCATCGGAGCACCCGACAAGATTGTTGATATCACTGTTGCCATTGACAAATTAGACAAAATCGGTCTTGACAACGTGAATGCAGAATTGCTGGCGGGCGGATTGTCTCAAGAGTCTGTTGAGAAACTGCAACCAATTCTCACCTTAAGTGGTAGCAATGAGGAGAAATTAGAAAGCATAGCCCATGTGCTCGCTGACAGCGAAACAGGGTTGAAGGGTGTGGAAGAAGTGAAATTCGTACTTGGTGAGGTAGCAGATGCCAGACCCCACAATGAGGTGGAACTGGATCTAACTCTGGCTCGTGGCTTAAACTATTATACGGGGTGCATTTTCGAAGTGAAGGCGCTCGACGTACAGATTGGCAGTATCACCGGTGGCGGGCGTTACGACAACCTCACGGGCATCTTCGGCATGCCCGGGCTTAGCGGTGTGGGCATTTCCTTCGGGGCCGACCGCATCTACGACGTGCTCAACCAACTCGAACTCTATCCGGAGGATGCTGTGGGTGGATGCCGTATTTTATTTATCAATTTCGGTCTTCGCGAGGCGAAACAATGTATGGCTTATGCAAGAAAATTGCGCACGGAAGGCATTTCCGCAGAAGTATATCCAGATAGCGTCAAGATGAAAAAGCAAATGAGTTATGCCAATGCACATGGTGTTCCATACGTGGCACTCGTTGGTGAAAACGAAATCAAGGAAGGCAAATTGATGCTGAAAGACATGGTTTCAGGCAACCAACAACTTGTCAGCATAGAAGAAGTTGTCGAATTGCTGAATAAGAGTTGA
- a CDS encoding TonB-dependent receptor, giving the protein MKKGIILTLAALWLSAGAFAQTPSDSLSMADDNSDETFTETQLDEDNSDATQAASAIMNAKNDPFMSAVGFRFSAMRFRVRGYDNNSSQTYMNGLLLNDMESGRFNYSSVGGLNDAVRNRESVSPFEFNIFGMANEGGAQNMLTRASQFSKGNKLTLSGTNRNYLLRGMYTFATGMQPNGWAFAGSVGYRWANEGVIEGTFYNSFSYFLAAEKRINDRHTLSLVTFGAPTERAQQAAATEEVYWLANSHYYNPNWGYQNGSKRNARVVHSFEPTAILTWDCRFDRDRKLTTSAGFKYNMYSSTALGWNGDAYDPRPDYYKNLPSSIFDVYDPQQNNPTYLGEHPFLLEQWNTLYDFWTSSKANRQINWDRMYFVNRQNEQLGGEALYYQERRHNNQLVFALSPTFSHYINTNNKYAIGAVLNHTKGMHYKTMDDLLGGTNYTDVDKFAANDYGPNSTEAQNDLRHPNRQIRKDDKFGYDYNIIVNYAKLWGAYEHAYRNFGVTVGAHIDGTTIERDGKMQNGRAPENSYGKSGAAKFLAGGGKVLFAYQPIPNNTVKLGLSAITKAPLARNAFVAARMQNNFVDNLKVEDIFNANLSYDFRFGDFSGKISGYWTRMMNMVEQTAFYNDQEQRFTYLTMSNIDKAYYGVEMALRYAVTSSLSFNFIGSMGEAKYTNNPLAQVNYEGMNSATIASLNKAVNPVTGKAETLRVIADGMHANGTPLTALSLGANYNIKGWFFEADLNYYNRVYVSYSQYRRLSNVVPNYVSNITYEGNYVFEVTRSDISENGGMLYDADGNLLKAVSPAQEKFDGGFMLNASIGRYIRLKRGKSISINLSFNNITNNRNLRTGGYEQNRDDFYSTGVARSYKFSRNSKYYYANAFNFFLNVGFRF; this is encoded by the coding sequence ATGAAAAAAGGAATAATTCTAACACTCGCTGCTCTATGGCTGTCAGCAGGGGCTTTTGCCCAAACGCCAAGCGACTCTTTGTCGATGGCGGATGACAATTCCGACGAGACGTTCACTGAGACGCAACTCGATGAGGATAACAGCGATGCCACACAGGCTGCGAGTGCCATCATGAACGCAAAGAACGACCCGTTCATGTCGGCAGTTGGTTTCCGCTTCAGTGCCATGCGATTCAGGGTAAGAGGCTATGACAACAATAGCAGCCAAACCTATATGAATGGCTTGTTGCTCAACGACATGGAAAGCGGAAGATTCAACTACAGTTCTGTAGGAGGATTGAACGATGCTGTGAGAAACAGGGAATCTGTCAGTCCTTTCGAATTCAACATCTTCGGTATGGCAAATGAAGGTGGGGCGCAAAACATGCTCACAAGGGCGAGCCAGTTCTCAAAAGGGAACAAACTGACGCTATCGGGCACCAACCGCAACTACCTGCTCCGAGGCATGTACACCTTTGCCACAGGCATGCAGCCCAATGGATGGGCTTTTGCGGGATCTGTGGGCTACAGATGGGCAAACGAAGGTGTTATTGAGGGAACTTTCTACAACTCCTTCAGTTACTTCCTCGCAGCAGAAAAGCGCATCAACGACCGACACACATTATCGCTCGTCACATTCGGAGCACCTACCGAACGTGCACAGCAAGCGGCTGCCACAGAAGAGGTCTATTGGCTGGCTAACTCACACTACTATAATCCTAACTGGGGCTACCAGAACGGCTCTAAGCGAAATGCTCGCGTAGTACACAGTTTTGAACCTACAGCCATCCTGACGTGGGACTGTCGCTTCGACCGCGACCGAAAACTCACCACCTCGGCAGGATTTAAATACAATATGTATTCCAGTACGGCGCTCGGATGGAATGGCGATGCATACGACCCACGACCAGACTATTACAAAAATCTGCCTTCGAGCATATTCGATGTTTATGACCCTCAGCAGAACAACCCAACTTATCTGGGCGAACACCCCTTCTTGCTTGAGCAGTGGAACACGCTCTACGATTTCTGGACATCCAGCAAAGCCAACCGGCAAATCAACTGGGACCGCATGTACTTCGTGAACCGGCAGAACGAACAACTCGGCGGAGAAGCACTCTACTATCAGGAACGCCGCCACAACAACCAGTTGGTATTCGCACTAAGTCCAACATTCTCACACTATATCAACACCAACAACAAATATGCCATCGGAGCCGTGCTTAACCACACCAAAGGTATGCATTACAAGACGATGGATGACCTGCTCGGAGGTACTAACTACACCGATGTGGACAAGTTCGCTGCAAACGATTACGGCCCCAACAGCACAGAAGCACAGAACGACCTTCGACACCCCAACCGACAAATCAGGAAAGATGACAAGTTTGGATACGACTACAATATCATCGTGAACTATGCCAAACTCTGGGGTGCTTATGAACATGCTTACAGAAACTTTGGCGTTACTGTTGGTGCTCACATCGACGGAACCACCATCGAGCGCGACGGAAAGATGCAAAACGGACGTGCACCGGAAAACTCATACGGCAAGAGCGGTGCAGCCAAATTCCTTGCAGGAGGTGGAAAAGTGCTCTTCGCTTATCAACCCATACCAAACAACACTGTCAAACTCGGATTGTCTGCCATCACGAAGGCTCCGCTTGCACGCAACGCATTTGTTGCAGCGAGAATGCAAAACAACTTCGTGGACAACCTGAAAGTGGAAGACATCTTCAATGCCAACCTTTCTTACGACTTCCGTTTCGGCGACTTCAGCGGAAAGATAAGCGGCTACTGGACAAGAATGATGAACATGGTAGAACAGACCGCTTTCTACAACGACCAGGAACAGCGTTTCACCTATCTCACCATGAGCAACATCGACAAGGCTTACTATGGTGTGGAAATGGCTCTGAGATATGCCGTAACATCAAGTCTTTCGTTCAACTTCATCGGAAGCATGGGAGAGGCTAAATATACCAACAACCCATTGGCTCAGGTGAACTACGAAGGCATGAACAGTGCCACCATTGCTTCGCTCAATAAGGCTGTCAACCCCGTGACAGGAAAAGCAGAAACACTGAGAGTAATTGCAGACGGTATGCATGCCAACGGAACACCTCTCACAGCACTGAGTTTAGGAGCAAACTATAACATAAAAGGATGGTTCTTCGAAGCCGACCTGAACTATTACAACCGTGTATATGTAAGTTATTCACAATATCGCCGCTTGAGCAATGTCGTGCCAAACTACGTATCCAACATCACCTACGAAGGCAATTACGTGTTTGAGGTAACAAGAAGCGACATCAGCGAAAACGGAGGTATGCTGTATGATGCAGATGGCAACCTGCTCAAGGCTGTCAGCCCTGCTCAGGAAAAATTCGACGGAGGATTTATGCTCAATGCTTCAATAGGACGATATATCCGCCTGAAGCGAGGTAAAAGCATCAGCATCAACCTCTCCTTTAACAACATCACCAACAACCGCAACCTGAGAACGGGCGGCTACGAACAAAACCGCGACGACTTCTATTCCACAGGTGTGGCACGCTCTTACAAGTTCTCGAGAAACTCGAAGTACTACTACGCTAACGCATTCAATTTCTTCCTGAACGTCGGTTTCAGATTCTAA